Proteins from a genomic interval of Callospermophilus lateralis isolate mCalLat2 chromosome 1, mCalLat2.hap1, whole genome shotgun sequence:
- the Fmc1 gene encoding protein FMC1 homolog gives MAALGSPARTLRGLLRELRYLSVATGRPYRDTAAYRYLVKAFRAHRVTSEKLCRAQHELHFQAATYLCLLRSIREHVALHQEFHGRGERSVEESAGLVGLQLPHQPGGKGWEP, from the exons ATGGCGGCCTTAGGGTCCCCGGCGCGCACTTTGCGAGGCCTTCTGCGGGAGTTGCGCTACCTCAGCGTGGCCACCGGGCGACCCTATCGAGACACCGCGGCCTATCGGTACCTTGTGAAGGCTTTCCGTGCACATCGG GTCACTAGTGAGAAATTGTGCAGAGCCCAGCATGAGCTTCATTTCCAAGCTGCCACCTATCTCTGCCTCCTGCGCAGCATCCGAGAACATGTGGCCCTTCATCAGGAATTTCATGGCAGGGGTGAGCGCTCAGTGGAGGAGTCTGCTGGTTTGGTGGGTCTCCAGTTGCCCCATCAACCTGGAGGGAAGGGCTGGGAGCCATGA